One genomic segment of Canis lupus baileyi chromosome 33, mCanLup2.hap1, whole genome shotgun sequence includes these proteins:
- the HADH gene encoding hydroxyacyl-coenzyme A dehydrogenase, mitochondrial: protein MAFVTRQFVRSVSSSSTASASAKKIIVKHVTVIGGGLMGAGIAQVAAATGHTVVLVDQTEDILAKSKKGIEESLRRVAKKKFAENPKAGDEFVEKTLSSISTSTDAASVVHSTDLVVEAIVENLKAKNELFKRLDKFASEHTIFASNTSSLQITNIANATTRQDRFAGLHFFNPVPLMKLVEVIKTPMTSQKTYESLIDFTKVLGKHPVSCKDTPGFIVNRLLIPYLMEAIRLYERGDASKEDIDTAMKLGAGYPLGPFELLDYVGLDTTKFIMDGWYEMDPKNPLFQPIPSLNKLVAENKFGKKSGEGYYKYK from the exons ATGGCTTTCGTTACCCGCCAGTTCGTGCGCTCCGTGTCCTCCTCGTCCACTGCCTCGGCCTCGGCGAAGAAGATCATCGTCAAGCACGTGACGGTTATCGGCGGCGGGCTGATGGGCGCCGGCATCGCCCAG GTTGCTGCAGCAACTGGCCACACAGTAGTGTTGGTGGACCAGACAGAGGACATACTGGCAAAATCTAAGAAGGGGATTGAGGAAAGCCTTAGGAGAGTGGCCAAGAAGAAGTTTGCAGAAAACCCCAag GCGGGCGATGAATTTGTGGAGAAGACCCTGAGCAGCATATCGACCAGCACGGACGCGGCATCTGTAGTCCATAGCACGGACCTGGTGGTGGAGGCCATCGTGGAGAATCTGAAGGCGAAAAACGAGCTCTTCAAGAGGCTGGACAAATTTGCCTCTGA ACACACCATCTTTGCCAGCAACACTTCCTCTCTGCAGATCACCAACATAGCCAATGCCACCACAAGACAGGACCGATTCGCCGGACTCCATTTCTTCAACCCAGTGCCCTTGATGAAGCTTGTGGAG GTCATTAAAACACCAATGACCAGCCAGAAGACTTATGAATCTCTGATAGACTTCACCAAAGTCCTGGGAAAGCATCCTGTTTCTTGTAAG GACACTCCTGGGTTCATTGTGAACCGTCTCCTGATACCATACCTCATGGAAGCAATCAGGCTGTATGAACGAG GTGACGCATCCAAGGAGGACATTGACACCGCTATGAAGCTGGGAGCTGGGTACCCCTTGGGCCCATTTGAGCTTCTCGATTACGTGGGGCTGGATACTACAAAGTTCATCATGGACG GGTGGTATGAAATGGATCCAAAGAACCCCCTGTTTCAGCCCATCCCGTCCTTGAATAAGCTGGTAGCGGAGAACAAGTTTGGCAAGAAGTCTGGAGAAGGATATTACAAATACAAGTGA